One window of the Sciurus carolinensis chromosome 8, mSciCar1.2, whole genome shotgun sequence genome contains the following:
- the LOC124990867 gene encoding magnesium transporter NIPA2 translates to MSPGRGKYDFYIGLGLAMTSSIFIGGSFILKKKGLLRLARKGSMRAGQGGHAYLKEWLWWAGLLSMGAGEVANFAAYAFAPATLVTPLGALSVLVSAILSSYFLNERLNLHGKIGCLLSILGSTVMVIHAPKEEEIETLNEMSHKLGDPGFVVFATLVVIVSLILIFVVGPRHGQTNILVYITICSVIGAFSVSCVKGLGIAIKELLAGKPVLRHPLAWILLLSLVVCVSTQINYLNRALDIFNTSIVTPIYYVFFTTSVLTCSAILFKEWQDMPADDIIGTLSGFFTIIVGIFLLHAFKDVSFSLASLPVSFRKDDKAMNGNLSTMYEVLNNNEESLSCGIEQHTGENISRRNGNLTAF, encoded by the coding sequence ATGAGCCCAGGGCGTGGAAAATATGATTTCTATATTGGTTTGGGATTGGCTATGACCTCCAGCATTTTCATAGGAGGgagtttcattttgaaaaaaaaaggccTTCTGCGACTTGCCAGAAAAGGCTCCATGAGAGCAGGTCAAGGTGGCCATGCATATCTTAAAGAATGGTTGTGGTGGGCTGGACTACTGTCAATGGGGGCAGGCGAGGTGGCCAACTTTGCTGCGTATGCCTTTGCACCAGCCACACTAGTGACGCCACTGGGAGCTCTCAGCGTCCTCGTAAGTGCCATTCTGTCTTCATACTTTCTAAATGAAAGACTTAATCTTCATGGGAAAATTGGATGTTTGCTAAGCATTCTAGGGTCTACAGTTATGGTCATCCATGCTCCAAAGGAAGAGGAGATTGAGACCTTAAATGAAATGTCACACAAGTTAGGTGATCCAGGTTTTGTAGTATTTGCAACACTTGTGGTCATTGTGTCCTTGATATTAATCTTTGTGGTGGGACCTCGCCACGGACAGACAAATATTCTTGTATACATAACAATCTGCTCTGTGATTGGAGCATTTTCAGTCTCCTGTGTGAAGGGCTTGGGCATCGCCATCAAAGAACTGTTGGCTGGAAAGCCTGTGCTGCGGCATCCCCTGGCCTGGATTCTGCTGCTGAGCCTCGTAGTCTGTGTGAGCACACAGATCAATTACCTAAACCGGGCCCTGGACATATTCAACACTTCCATCGTGACACCAATATATTACGTTTTCTTTACAACCTCAGTTTTAACTTGTTCAGCTATTCTTTTTAAGGAGTGGCAAGATATGCCTGCTGATGATATCATTGGGACTCTGAGTGGCTTCTTCACAATCATTGTGGGGATATTCTTGTTGCATGCCTTTAAAGACGTCAGCTTTAGTCTAGCAAGTCTGCCTGTGTCTTTTCGAAAAGATGATAAAGCAATGAATGGCAATCTCTCTACTATGTATGAAGTTCTTAATAATAACGAAGAAAGCTTATCCTGTGGAATTGAACAACACACTGGTGAGAATATCTCCCGGAGAAATGGAAATCTGAcggctttttaa